The DNA region ACGCTATCGCATCTCCCAAGAACTTGCCCAAGGGGGCTTTGGGGCAACTTTTCTTGCGGAGGACTTGCATCTGCCAGAACATCCTGCCTGCGTGGTAAAACAACTCAAACCACAAATGGACGATCCGCAATCTCTCAAAACAGCGCGGCGGCTATTTGAAACTGAGGCACAAATTTTATATGAGTTGGGGAAGTATGATGCCATCCCACAGCTTTTTGCTTATTTCGAGGAGCAACACGAGTTTTATCTCGTTCAGGAATACATTAGAGGGCAAGATTTACGGCAAGAAATTCGGCAGCAGGGCAGACTGTCTCAAGATCAAGTTGTCGATATTCTCAAAGAAATTTTAGAGATCTTGGTGTTTGTGCATGGTAGTAATGTCATTCACCGTGACCTCAACCCCAGTAACCTCATCCGTCGGGCTAGCGATCGCCGTCTCTGTTTAATTGATTTTGGTGCAGTAAAAAGAGTTACCACCCAATTTCAGCAGGCAACGGGTCGCGCCACAGTGGCCATTGGTACCCAAGGCTATATCCCCAGCGAACAGGCTCAAGGTCGTCCACAATTTGGTAGTGATATTTATGCAGCAGGGATGATTGCCATTGAAGCTCTTACAGGACAGTTTCCTCATACCCTCGCAACCGATCCTCACACTGCAGAGTTAATTTGGCGAGATACGATCATCCATCTTGACCCTGAATTTGCTGACATTATCGACAAGATGGTGCGCCATGATTTTCGGGAACGATATTTTTCCGCCCAAGCTGCCCTCGATGCTCTTAATGAAATGGGAAAAGAAGAGGAATCAAATACTGTGGTGCTCCGTCCCCAAGTGCCCGACCCAGCAAATGTGCCAGCCAATAATGTACAAGCTGCTCCAGTGCCAGTGGCGACCTCGTCTTTTTATACTCAGGTTCCTCAGGGAGCTGGCCGAGCTTTCACCATTAATCCAAAAGATCGCACAGCAATGGCTGTGGTGATTGGTTTAGGTCTAGCAGCTGTGGTGAGTTTAGGCGCGACGCTCAATATTGGCATGCAATGGCTGTCTAGTCGTCAGGAACGGATTGAGCAATATGAGCAGGGGCAAGTTTATCAAGAGCTGGGTGAAGCCGAAAACGCTCTCGCTAGCTATCAAGAAGTCCTCAACCAAGATGCGAGTCATCAAGGGGCATTACTCGGTAAGGCGCAGGTTTTACAACAGCTCCAGCGTTATGACGAAGCTTTGGCGACCTATGATGAGTTGCTCCAGCTCAGTCCGAATGATTGGGAAGCTTGGTGGGGGCGGGGCAAGATTTACAGCGATCGCCAACAATATGGCCAAGCAATTACGTCTCTAAATCGAGCCATTCAGGGGAACGGCAATAATTTAGAAATTTGGCAAACAAAAGCGCAAATTCATCTTGCTCAGGATGATCGCGAGAATGCTCTCAGAAGCCTAGAGGCGGTTCTGAAACTAGATAGTCGCCAAGCTTGGGCGTGGTACGAAAAGGGCTGGATTCATCATCAACAAGAGCAATATAAAGAGGCGATCGCCGCCTATGATCGGGCGCTGCGCATCAATAATTCTGACCCAAATATTTGGTATCAAAAAGGAAATAGCTATTTCAAACTAGCCAATTATCAAGAAGCAAAAAATGCTTATGGTCGCGTGGTAAAACTTAAGCCGGATCACGCTCCCGCTTGGTATAGCCAAGGGATTGCTTTCGAAAATCTTGAGAAATTTCGTGATGCCCAGCAGTCTTTTACGAAAGTGGTTGAGTTAGAGCCAGAGAATGATCGCGCTTGGTATCATCTCGCGTGGAATGCCCAACAGGCGAATAATCGAGACACGGCAATTATGGCCTACCGTCGCACTGTCAGCATTAAAGGTAATGACCATAGTAGCTGGGTCAATCTCGGGAACCTCTTCTACGAAGCAAAGAATTATCCTGAGGCGATCGCCGCCTATGAGCGTGCCCTTGCCCTAAAAACCCAAGACGGCAATAGTTGGGAACTCAAAGGCAATTCTCACCTACTTATCGGGGACTATGCCGAGGCGATCGCCGCCTATGATCAAGCTTTGCAATATAAGCCTGGTGATGAAGAGATTCTCGCCAATCGTGAGCAAGCCGAAGCTGAACTCGAACGTCGTCGACTCAAAGAAGAGCTCAAGGAAGAACTTAAAGAAGAGCTGGAAGAAACCGCTGAGGATATTAAATCTGGCCTAGACAGTCTATTACCTTGGCTCTAATCTGAATAACGTGAGTTCGAGATAAGGGAAGAAAAGGAGAAAGTGCATATTGTGGAAGTTGATAACCAGTCCACCACCTTCTCCCATGCTCAGTCTAGAACCTTTGTTTTGTGCTGTTGATGATTTCTGCCAAGTCTTTGAACCTCAATGGCAACAACAATTACTGGCCTCAAAACAAAAGCGACGGCATCGCCCCAGAAGCCTTAGTCTCAGCGAGATAATGACGATATTGATTGCTTTTCATCAATCTCATTATCGTAACTTCAAGTATTTCTATCTCATCAATGTGCGTCATCACTGGCGAAGAGCTTTTCCAAGAGCCGTGAGTGACCAACGTTTTGTGGAGTGGATGCCTTCAACATTAGTACCACTGTGTGTCTA from [Leptolyngbya] sp. PCC 7376 includes:
- a CDS encoding serine/threonine-protein kinase encodes the protein MTLPTGQTTLNGRYRISQELAQGGFGATFLAEDLHLPEHPACVVKQLKPQMDDPQSLKTARRLFETEAQILYELGKYDAIPQLFAYFEEQHEFYLVQEYIRGQDLRQEIRQQGRLSQDQVVDILKEILEILVFVHGSNVIHRDLNPSNLIRRASDRRLCLIDFGAVKRVTTQFQQATGRATVAIGTQGYIPSEQAQGRPQFGSDIYAAGMIAIEALTGQFPHTLATDPHTAELIWRDTIIHLDPEFADIIDKMVRHDFRERYFSAQAALDALNEMGKEEESNTVVLRPQVPDPANVPANNVQAAPVPVATSSFYTQVPQGAGRAFTINPKDRTAMAVVIGLGLAAVVSLGATLNIGMQWLSSRQERIEQYEQGQVYQELGEAENALASYQEVLNQDASHQGALLGKAQVLQQLQRYDEALATYDELLQLSPNDWEAWWGRGKIYSDRQQYGQAITSLNRAIQGNGNNLEIWQTKAQIHLAQDDRENALRSLEAVLKLDSRQAWAWYEKGWIHHQQEQYKEAIAAYDRALRINNSDPNIWYQKGNSYFKLANYQEAKNAYGRVVKLKPDHAPAWYSQGIAFENLEKFRDAQQSFTKVVELEPENDRAWYHLAWNAQQANNRDTAIMAYRRTVSIKGNDHSSWVNLGNLFYEAKNYPEAIAAYERALALKTQDGNSWELKGNSHLLIGDYAEAIAAYDQALQYKPGDEEILANREQAEAELERRRLKEELKEELKEELEETAEDIKSGLDSLLPWL